A region from the Pseudomonadota bacterium genome encodes:
- the dinB gene encoding DNA polymerase IV gives MAKIIVCVDMDAFFASVEQRDNPALRGKPIAITGAGERTVITTSSYEARAYGIKTGMTIYKAKRLCPHIIFVTGDNRKYTQVCMRLEEICLRFTPDIEIYSIDEVFLDITGSHHLLNGPENLARTIKDTVKNELGITCTVGMGSNVLIAKLASDLAKPDGFKWIGEDIVPSVFETLPVKKLWGIGSHTEEKLRAMDITTCGALGRAPLSLLTKKFGIIGERLKAMGNGKLERPLEIAPPEPKSIGHSITLPKDIWQREEITNCLLRLSEKVGRRARHYGHKGRKITLTVRYADFKTFTKQITLPVYTNDTGEIYRSAVAILDGMHLRKSVRLLGISLSCLGKDGDQMLLFQETDREKKAALAKAVDTVNDKFGEHTITFASIKIREEGPGVISPAWRPSGVRNSDV, from the coding sequence ATGGCAAAGATAATCGTATGTGTCGACATGGACGCTTTCTTTGCTTCCGTAGAACAACGGGACAACCCTGCCCTGAGAGGTAAACCCATAGCCATAACCGGTGCCGGAGAGAGAACGGTCATAACGACCTCTTCATACGAGGCAAGGGCATACGGGATTAAAACGGGCATGACCATCTACAAGGCGAAGAGGCTGTGCCCGCATATCATCTTCGTAACAGGGGACAACAGGAAGTACACTCAGGTCTGTATGAGGCTGGAAGAAATCTGCCTCCGGTTCACGCCGGATATCGAAATCTATTCCATTGATGAGGTCTTCCTCGACATCACCGGTTCACACCACCTTTTGAACGGCCCTGAGAATCTGGCCCGTACCATCAAGGATACGGTAAAGAACGAGCTGGGAATTACCTGCACGGTGGGCATGGGGTCAAATGTTCTTATCGCCAAGCTGGCCAGCGACCTTGCAAAACCCGATGGTTTCAAGTGGATAGGCGAGGATATCGTGCCATCTGTTTTTGAGACGCTTCCGGTGAAAAAGCTATGGGGTATCGGATCTCATACCGAGGAGAAACTACGTGCCATGGACATCACAACGTGCGGTGCGCTGGGGAGAGCGCCTCTTTCTCTTCTGACAAAAAAGTTCGGCATTATCGGAGAACGCCTCAAGGCCATGGGTAACGGAAAGTTGGAGCGGCCATTAGAGATAGCGCCTCCTGAACCGAAATCTATAGGCCACAGTATTACTCTCCCGAAAGACATATGGCAACGGGAGGAAATCACGAACTGCCTTCTCCGGCTGAGCGAAAAGGTCGGACGGAGGGCAAGACACTATGGTCATAAAGGCAGGAAGATTACCCTCACAGTCAGATATGCGGATTTCAAAACCTTTACGAAGCAGATCACCCTGCCTGTCTATACGAACGATACCGGCGAAATCTACCGCTCTGCAGTCGCCATCCTTGATGGAATGCACCTCCGCAAGAGCGTACGGCTTCTCGGCATTTCTCTCTCGTGTCTCGGAAAAGATGGTGACCAGATGCTTCTCTTTCAAGAAACGGATCGGGAGAAGAAGGCCGCCCTTGCAAAGGCCGTTGATACCGTCAACGACAAGTTCGGTGAACATACAATCACATTTGCGTCAATAAAGATCCGGGAAGAAGGCCCCGGGGTTATTTCTCCTGCGTGGCGTCCATCCGGGGTGAGGAATAGCGACGTGTAA
- a CDS encoding flavodoxin family protein, which produces MRVLILNGSARREKGVTGRLLRSIAKGLSEGGALVTQFQIQDLKISPCTACLSCMHRKTGECALKDDMNLIYEELKTSDVLILATPVYLDGMSAQLKMVIDRCMCCMEPFLTRDSSGRVRHTYAWRMPKKMMLISTAGFAETETFSPLIATFRAQVANFGSESIAEVCIPGTIALQVEPQTLNRHLELLEEAGVNIARNGQLMADIIEKLNSPPLSVDQYLAISAKYESWCRKQLATYSL; this is translated from the coding sequence ATGCGTGTACTGATCTTAAACGGGAGTGCCAGAAGGGAAAAAGGTGTAACGGGAAGATTGTTGAGAAGCATTGCAAAAGGACTTTCTGAAGGGGGAGCCCTTGTAACGCAATTTCAGATACAGGATTTGAAAATATCGCCCTGTACGGCATGCCTTTCATGTATGCATCGAAAAACCGGTGAATGTGCCTTGAAAGATGACATGAATCTGATTTACGAAGAACTGAAAACCTCCGATGTCCTGATATTGGCAACACCTGTCTACCTTGACGGCATGAGCGCCCAATTGAAGATGGTCATTGACCGGTGCATGTGTTGTATGGAGCCGTTCCTCACAAGAGACAGTTCCGGAAGGGTAAGGCATACGTACGCCTGGCGGATGCCGAAGAAAATGATGCTTATCTCCACAGCAGGCTTCGCCGAAACGGAAACCTTTAGTCCACTCATTGCAACCTTTCGTGCACAGGTTGCAAATTTCGGGTCGGAATCGATCGCTGAAGTTTGCATCCCTGGTACGATAGCCCTCCAGGTGGAACCGCAAACATTGAACCGTCATTTAGAATTGCTTGAGGAAGCGGGAGTGAACATCGCCAGAAATGGACAGTTAATGGCCGATATTATTGAGAAGTTGAACAGTCCGCCACTGAGTGTCGACCAATACCTTGCAATATCTGCCAAATATGAATCATGGTGCAGAAAACAGTTAGCCACGTATAGTCTATGA
- a CDS encoding YajD family HNH nuclease has protein sequence MKNKRYTVRKSAGSRMKESGKSVDEIVRELKEVNAPRNDYREQSLQIHGLICAKCAREFDHKDRHLLTVHHKDGNHKNNPQDGSNWENLCVYCHEDEHSRGLLGDYFSEGK, from the coding sequence ATGAAAAACAAACGGTATACGGTGCGTAAAAGCGCAGGGTCCAGGATGAAAGAGAGCGGAAAGTCCGTTGACGAGATTGTGAGGGAACTGAAAGAGGTTAATGCTCCGCGAAATGATTACAGAGAGCAGTCACTGCAGATCCATGGACTTATCTGTGCAAAGTGTGCAAGGGAATTTGACCATAAGGACAGGCATCTTCTGACTGTTCACCATAAGGATGGGAATCACAAGAATAATCCGCAGGATGGTTCTAACTGGGAAAACCTCTGCGTATACTGTCACGAAGATGAGCATAGCAGGGGGTTGCTCGGTGATTATTTCAGTGAAGGAAAATAG
- a CDS encoding transglycosylase SLT domain-containing protein, with protein MKNTMKPLKKNIRTSLFFFLLILLCFVVFRPLLSSSYMAETNEDEVEEVNVEDSIEFTSSSELHDMINFNIFEDIIRAKALLEKEQCGFQVVKSRKIVKSKKVVKSKKTVKGKKDGRGKKANKPKTVEKNELGEFTILLAIENVKTRDIQVVRVHPTLGAQSEGVVVERGKSNGVNTKFTIVYPEQHVVLAIKRPVRQGTTFKEVVYTPYSDGLDIPEVRKAGLEYLKNTLGMAKNDLVERKVRPLSCNEFIADDVSLTLAIIEHIDPLKFESGKYTTKKLIHETLVIMGTNKQSAYRYSASKAGARGLFQFIPDTYKRIVKLYPQAGLKKDFIQGMEDHENAAKASFLLFDADMRVLNNGRKERIMNDPQTLGRFLASAYNCGSGKTKGAMDRYGGNWSSRVPAETQIYLKKYDAVWDWLHRQPQAIQ; from the coding sequence ATGAAAAATACCATGAAGCCCCTGAAAAAAAACATCCGCACATCACTCTTCTTTTTTCTTCTCATATTACTCTGTTTTGTCGTTTTTCGTCCCCTCCTCTCTTCTTCCTACATGGCTGAAACCAACGAAGACGAGGTGGAGGAAGTAAACGTAGAGGACTCGATCGAATTTACCTCCTCATCGGAATTGCACGACATGATAAATTTCAATATCTTTGAGGACATAATCAGGGCAAAGGCACTTCTTGAAAAAGAGCAGTGCGGCTTCCAGGTTGTGAAATCGAGAAAGATTGTGAAATCAAAAAAGGTTGTGAAATCGAAAAAGACGGTAAAAGGGAAAAAAGACGGGAGAGGGAAAAAAGCGAACAAACCGAAAACAGTTGAGAAGAACGAATTGGGTGAATTCACCATCCTACTTGCCATTGAGAACGTAAAAACCAGAGACATTCAGGTTGTCAGGGTCCACCCGACTCTCGGCGCGCAGTCAGAAGGCGTTGTGGTTGAGCGTGGTAAGTCAAACGGCGTCAATACAAAATTCACCATCGTATACCCGGAGCAACATGTCGTGCTGGCGATTAAAAGACCGGTACGTCAGGGGACAACATTTAAAGAAGTCGTCTATACCCCCTATTCTGATGGTCTGGATATTCCCGAAGTGAGAAAGGCAGGACTGGAATACCTGAAAAACACCCTCGGCATGGCAAAAAATGACCTTGTTGAGAGAAAGGTCAGACCCTTGTCGTGCAATGAGTTTATCGCAGACGATGTCTCTCTTACACTGGCCATTATCGAACATATCGATCCTCTCAAATTTGAGAGCGGAAAATATACAACGAAAAAACTTATCCATGAAACGCTCGTCATCATGGGGACAAACAAGCAGAGCGCTTATCGCTACTCAGCATCAAAGGCCGGAGCAAGGGGTCTCTTTCAGTTTATCCCCGACACATATAAGAGAATTGTAAAACTATACCCACAGGCTGGATTAAAAAAAGATTTTATCCAGGGTATGGAGGATCATGAAAACGCTGCAAAGGCCTCATTTCTTCTTTTTGATGCTGATATGCGTGTTCTGAACAACGGGAGGAAAGAGCGAATCATGAACGACCCGCAAACACTGGGAAGGTTCCTCGCCTCTGCATACAACTGTGGATCAGGAAAGACAAAGGGAGCCATGGACAGATACGGGGGAAACTGGTCTTCAAGGGTTCCGGCAGAAACACAGATTTACCTTAAAAAATATGATGCAGTCTGGGATTGGCTCCACCGCCAGCCACAGGCAATTCAATAA
- a CDS encoding PAS domain S-box protein, giving the protein RGIFENAVEGIFQTTPDGCFISVNPALARMMRFDSPDQMMKTFTDIARHQYVIPEERMRYRKLLEENGFVRGFEAQVYRKGGDKCWISISARAVLDKSGRLDHYEGTIVDITNRKEAEVAIQKAYQTTRSIIENAPFGVYVVNEEGFIEYANIPMSRISGINIEQFSTINVLNLPTYLNLGIAEKIKSTLNGTPFSTEPFEYASHFSNKTTSRKYTGIPIEEAGKRKALIFVEDLTELKRAEEQLKKERATFFSILENSPDGVMLVGSHGRFDYVNPEFTHITGYTIEDVPDGKQWFQKAYPDSAYRKFVIDEWKKDTLLGRRGKSLGFKVVCKDGQVKDMEFKTTHLEDGSAVTVISDVTELREAERARRESEEKFRSLFESSRDAIYIATGKGSFIDVNPAFVELFGYTKDETLKLNAKIAYLTNEDRERLKQVIKEIDFIRDFEIRLKKRDQTVMDCLLTITCKRDEKGKITQYQGIVRDITERKRTEEAIRHMAFHDALTGLPNRSLFNDRLIMAIVHAERFDEKVAVMMLDLDRFKDVNDTFGHSVGDLLLQGIAEKLTRQIRKGDTVARMGGDEFMLIFADLKQTDDVNTITEKILEDFQAPVTINNHIISITTSIGIAVYPDHGGDIDTLVKNADIAMYSVKQTGRNGYKYYSEKAVNSE; this is encoded by the coding sequence ACAGGGGTATCTTCGAAAATGCTGTGGAAGGCATATTCCAGACCACACCTGATGGATGCTTCATCAGTGTCAATCCTGCCCTTGCCAGGATGATGAGATTTGATTCACCTGACCAGATGATGAAAACCTTCACCGATATTGCAAGGCATCAATATGTGATTCCTGAAGAACGGATGAGATACAGGAAGCTTCTTGAAGAAAATGGTTTTGTAAGAGGTTTTGAGGCACAGGTATATCGTAAGGGTGGCGATAAATGCTGGATTTCTATAAGCGCCCGGGCTGTTCTTGATAAATCGGGGAGGTTAGACCATTACGAAGGAACAATAGTTGATATAACAAACCGAAAAGAGGCTGAAGTTGCGATTCAAAAGGCATACCAGACAACCCGTTCCATCATTGAAAATGCGCCGTTCGGGGTTTATGTCGTCAACGAGGAGGGCTTTATTGAGTATGCTAACATCCCGATGAGCAGGATATCAGGCATCAACATAGAACAATTTAGCACCATCAATGTCCTGAATCTCCCAACCTATCTGAACCTGGGGATTGCAGAAAAAATCAAATCCACCTTAAATGGGACTCCCTTTTCAACAGAACCTTTTGAATACGCCTCACATTTCAGCAATAAAACAACGTCCCGGAAATATACCGGCATCCCGATCGAGGAGGCAGGTAAACGAAAAGCACTTATATTTGTTGAGGATTTGACAGAGTTAAAGAGGGCAGAGGAACAACTGAAGAAAGAACGGGCAACCTTCTTCTCTATCCTCGAAAACTCCCCTGACGGTGTCATGCTTGTTGGGAGCCATGGAAGATTTGATTATGTCAACCCTGAATTTACGCATATTACGGGTTACACAATTGAAGATGTACCCGATGGAAAACAGTGGTTTCAGAAGGCCTATCCTGATTCCGCATACAGGAAGTTTGTTATTGATGAATGGAAGAAGGATACGCTATTAGGAAGAAGAGGAAAGAGTTTAGGATTCAAGGTTGTATGCAAGGATGGACAGGTAAAGGACATGGAGTTTAAAACAACTCATCTGGAGGATGGGAGTGCAGTAACGGTAATTTCTGATGTTACCGAATTAAGGGAAGCCGAAAGGGCGCGGCGTGAAAGCGAAGAGAAGTTTCGTTCCCTTTTTGAAAGCTCACGGGATGCAATCTATATTGCCACAGGGAAAGGCAGTTTTATAGATGTAAATCCGGCGTTTGTCGAACTATTTGGATATACAAAGGATGAAACCCTGAAACTCAATGCAAAAATCGCCTATTTGACAAATGAAGACCGTGAAAGATTAAAACAGGTGATTAAAGAGATTGATTTTATAAGGGATTTTGAAATTAGACTAAAAAAAAGGGATCAGACGGTCATGGACTGTCTTTTAACTATCACATGTAAAAGGGACGAAAAAGGGAAGATTACTCAATACCAGGGGATAGTCCGTGATATCACGGAGCGAAAGAGGACAGAAGAGGCAATCAGACACATGGCGTTCCATGATGCCCTGACTGGCCTTCCCAACCGTTCATTGTTTAATGACCGTCTTATTATGGCAATAGTCCACGCTGAACGCTTTGACGAGAAGGTTGCAGTTATGATGCTTGACCTGGATAGGTTTAAAGATGTGAACGACACATTTGGCCATAGTGTAGGGGATCTATTATTACAGGGTATTGCAGAAAAACTTACCAGGCAGATACGGAAAGGTGATACAGTCGCACGGATGGGCGGTGATGAGTTTATGTTGATTTTTGCAGACCTTAAGCAGACAGACGATGTTAACACCATTACAGAAAAGATACTTGAAGATTTTCAGGCCCCTGTTACCATTAATAATCATATTATATCTATCACGACAAGTATCGGCATTGCCGTCTACCCTGACCATGGCGGGGATATAGACACCCTTGTAAAGAATGCAGACATTGCGATGTATAGCGTTAAGCAGACAGGAAGGAATGGATATAAGTATTATAGTGAAAAGGCAGTGAATAGTGAATAG
- a CDS encoding lysophospholipid acyltransferase family protein, protein MEQTKPDVKGSKMRRVFSTLILVSTTISLSMVAIILYPFDRKGEKVNKIGRFWAIVNIKAYGIKVHQEGFENISEPPYIFMCNHQSTLDIFALLSSLRLPFKWIAKKELFSVPFLGWALKSGRNISLDRESPRKGLKAMNEAASKIKDGMNVVIFPEGTWSTDGKLLPFKKGAFSLALRTGVPIIPVGISGTGKLQPGDCFVPRKKGQVHIKIGEPVYTTKEGSSAKVRLMHEVRSRIERLIDSHG, encoded by the coding sequence ATGGAACAAACAAAGCCAGATGTAAAAGGCAGTAAAATGAGAAGGGTTTTTTCGACTCTAATCCTTGTTTCTACTACAATATCGCTTTCCATGGTCGCCATTATTCTATATCCCTTTGATCGCAAAGGCGAGAAGGTGAATAAAATAGGCCGGTTTTGGGCAATCGTCAATATCAAGGCATACGGCATCAAAGTTCATCAGGAGGGGTTCGAGAACATATCTGAACCCCCTTATATATTCATGTGCAACCACCAGAGCACACTTGATATATTTGCACTCCTCTCATCCCTGCGTCTGCCTTTTAAATGGATAGCCAAAAAAGAGCTCTTCTCTGTGCCATTCCTCGGATGGGCGTTAAAGAGCGGGAGAAACATAAGCCTCGACAGGGAAAGCCCGCGAAAAGGCCTGAAGGCGATGAACGAGGCGGCCAGCAAAATAAAAGACGGTATGAATGTCGTCATATTCCCGGAAGGGACATGGAGCACAGACGGCAAACTTCTGCCTTTTAAAAAAGGGGCGTTTTCCCTTGCGCTTCGTACCGGCGTGCCCATAATACCGGTAGGCATCAGTGGAACGGGAAAATTGCAGCCGGGAGACTGTTTTGTTCCGAGAAAAAAAGGGCAGGTACATATAAAAATAGGTGAACCGGTATATACAACAAAAGAAGGGAGTTCCGCAAAAGTCCGGTTGATGCATGAGGTAAGATCCCGCATTGAAAGGCTCATAGATTCTCACGGGTAA